The following are encoded together in the Capsulimonas corticalis genome:
- a CDS encoding cold-shock protein translates to MLTGKVKWFNNTHGYGFIALEQGQQDVFVHFSVIEIDGYKTLREGQEVAFELEQGPKGNHATRVVTELPN, encoded by the coding sequence ATGTTGACGGGTAAAGTCAAGTGGTTCAACAATACTCACGGATACGGTTTTATCGCGCTTGAGCAAGGACAGCAAGATGTCTTTGTGCATTTTTCGGTCATTGAGATCGATGGATATAAGACCCTGCGCGAGGGTCAGGAAGTCGCGTTCGAGCTGGAGCAGGGTCCCAAGGGAAATCACGCCACGCGCGTTGTGACTGAGCTCCCCAATTAA
- a CDS encoding M48 family metalloprotease — MNKQELEMHESRRRFLRRAAWTGAGLIIAPTLLVPQPAEAGGLFSQPSPADQKKVGDQAAKEVLQKYKEIFDGRAKHFDVLGQRLVAALSPEERKTWNYRFHVLDSKEVNAFALPGGDMFMFTGLYEKLNTDDALAAVTGHEMTHVRKQHWAKAYAKAQQRDTLLALGLAIFHAGQGAQTIAQLADSAISNKFSRGEEDEADAGGLQNMVDAGYNPQGMIQLFQELQKVSGNGGSIGGDFLSDHPLTSARIDHTKQRIAALKRESDFPALTPLDYNSLK, encoded by the coding sequence ATGAACAAGCAAGAACTGGAAATGCATGAATCGCGCCGGCGTTTCCTGCGGCGCGCCGCCTGGACGGGCGCAGGTCTGATAATCGCCCCCACGCTTCTGGTCCCCCAGCCCGCCGAAGCCGGCGGCCTATTTTCGCAGCCCAGCCCCGCCGACCAGAAGAAGGTTGGAGATCAGGCGGCGAAGGAAGTTTTGCAGAAGTACAAAGAGATCTTCGACGGACGCGCCAAGCACTTCGACGTGCTCGGCCAGCGCCTCGTCGCGGCCCTCTCGCCGGAGGAGCGCAAAACCTGGAACTATCGGTTCCACGTTCTGGACAGCAAGGAAGTGAACGCCTTCGCGCTGCCCGGCGGCGATATGTTTATGTTCACGGGCCTTTACGAGAAACTGAACACGGATGACGCCCTCGCGGCGGTCACGGGCCACGAAATGACCCACGTCCGCAAGCAGCACTGGGCGAAAGCGTACGCGAAAGCGCAGCAGCGTGACACCCTGCTGGCTCTGGGCCTGGCGATCTTCCACGCGGGACAGGGCGCGCAGACGATCGCGCAGCTGGCGGACAGCGCCATCTCCAATAAGTTCTCACGCGGCGAAGAGGACGAAGCCGACGCCGGCGGCCTGCAAAACATGGTGGACGCCGGTTACAACCCGCAGGGCATGATCCAGCTCTTCCAGGAACTGCAAAAAGTCAGCGGTAACGGCGGCTCCATCGGCGGCGACTTCCTCTCCGACCACCCACTGACATCCGCGCGCATCGACCACACCAAACAGCGCATCGCCGCCCTCAAGCGCGAGAGCGACTTCCCAGCGCTCACGCCGCTGGATTATAATTCGCTGAAGTAA
- a CDS encoding glycosyltransferase family 4 protein: MRILFAAPYVPSPSRFRAYQIVDNLSRLGHQITVVALGVEGTDADYSAKALLEEICEAVHVVPMSRGGALLQTARLLNSPVPLWVASSYSPPFLNTLRHVLACGKFDVAHLESLRMAHAAGALKHALPVVFDAVDCRTDIQARHAQNSVNALDGAVARRELRKMEIYEPRVAAECDRVIAATDYAANRLDSLALPHGASLKLDVIHNGVDLSYFQPQPEIPVQLGKLVFSGQMDNEANRDAAQYFCGEIFPGIRNAYPSATITFVGSNPAPELMDLASNPHSGVHATGRVADARPFFAHAALAVCPLRAPGPSRSRVLQLMAMGKALVATPAACRALSPAAVGESICLADTPLAFATQIIHLLKHPEEADRLGRNARRYVEEHHDWRKIALKLTDIYDEAIEERKRGGKVRVSLD, from the coding sequence ATGCGCATTCTTTTTGCAGCTCCCTACGTCCCATCGCCTTCGCGGTTTCGCGCCTATCAGATTGTCGATAACTTATCGCGTCTGGGGCACCAGATCACCGTCGTCGCGCTGGGGGTGGAGGGAACGGACGCGGATTACTCCGCCAAGGCTCTTTTGGAGGAGATTTGTGAGGCCGTACACGTCGTCCCGATGTCGCGGGGCGGCGCTTTGCTCCAGACCGCCCGCCTGCTGAACTCGCCTGTTCCGCTCTGGGTCGCTTCCAGCTACTCTCCCCCATTCCTCAACACCCTGCGCCACGTCCTGGCGTGCGGGAAGTTCGATGTCGCCCACCTCGAAAGTCTCCGGATGGCCCACGCCGCCGGCGCGCTCAAGCACGCGCTCCCCGTTGTCTTTGATGCGGTCGATTGCCGCACGGACATTCAGGCCCGGCACGCGCAAAACAGCGTCAACGCCCTTGACGGCGCCGTCGCGCGTCGCGAGCTGCGAAAGATGGAGATTTACGAACCGCGCGTCGCCGCCGAATGCGACCGGGTGATCGCCGCGACCGACTACGCCGCGAACCGCCTGGATTCCCTTGCGCTCCCGCACGGCGCATCGCTGAAACTCGATGTGATCCACAACGGTGTCGATCTTTCCTACTTTCAGCCGCAGCCTGAAATCCCGGTCCAGCTTGGCAAATTGGTGTTTTCCGGCCAAATGGATAACGAAGCCAATCGCGACGCGGCGCAGTACTTCTGCGGCGAAATCTTTCCCGGCATTCGCAACGCCTATCCCTCCGCGACGATTACCTTCGTGGGAAGCAATCCCGCGCCGGAGCTGATGGACCTGGCGAGCAATCCGCACAGCGGCGTCCACGCCACCGGCCGAGTCGCCGACGCCCGCCCATTCTTCGCCCACGCCGCGCTCGCCGTCTGCCCGCTCCGCGCGCCCGGCCCCAGCCGAAGCCGCGTGCTCCAACTCATGGCGATGGGCAAAGCTCTCGTCGCCACCCCCGCCGCCTGCCGAGCGCTCAGCCCCGCCGCCGTCGGCGAAAGCATCTGCCTTGCCGACACCCCGCTCGCCTTCGCCACCCAAATCATCCACCTCCTCAAACACCCCGAAGAAGCCGACCGCCTCGGCCGCAACGCCCGCCGTTACGTCGAAGAACACCACGACTGGCGCAAAATCGCCCTCAAACTGACCGATATCTACGACGAGGCGATCGAAGAGAGGAAACGCGGAGGCAAAGTGCGAGTGAGCTTGGATTGA
- a CDS encoding DUF4276 family protein, whose protein sequence is MKFIVFVEGYTEEAILGDFLGRCMKAHFPEGKSVGIKTVRFDGWAAIHRDVAKHAKLYLNGPDREKIVAVISLIDLYGPTIYPAEKQSIVDRHAWGVKHMQEKVNDPRYRHFFAVHETEAWLLSDPAIFPPKAHDALKPLRNRPETVNNDEPPAKRLETIYRSKLNRSYDKVTDGKNLFPKLQPQPALAACPYLKQMVDEMVELATTYQTKKKT, encoded by the coding sequence ATGAAGTTCATCGTATTCGTGGAGGGATATACGGAAGAAGCCATTTTAGGCGATTTCCTTGGTCGATGCATGAAGGCGCATTTTCCGGAAGGCAAGTCCGTCGGAATCAAAACCGTGCGCTTTGATGGGTGGGCCGCGATCCATCGTGATGTGGCGAAGCACGCAAAGCTGTACCTGAATGGACCGGATCGAGAAAAGATCGTTGCCGTCATTTCTCTGATCGATCTATACGGTCCGACGATCTATCCGGCGGAAAAACAGAGCATTGTAGATCGTCATGCGTGGGGCGTCAAGCACATGCAGGAGAAAGTTAACGATCCACGATATCGTCACTTTTTCGCCGTTCACGAGACGGAAGCTTGGCTGCTCAGCGATCCTGCCATCTTTCCGCCCAAAGCGCACGACGCCCTAAAGCCGCTGCGAAACAGACCCGAGACCGTGAACAACGATGAGCCGCCGGCGAAGAGACTGGAAACTATCTATCGATCCAAGCTGAATCGGTCTTACGATAAAGTGACGGATGGGAAGAATTTGTTTCCGAAGCTTCAGCCGCAGCCGGCGCTCGCCGCCTGTCCTTATTTGAAGCAGATGGTAGATGAAATGGTGGAATTGGCGACAACTTACCAAACGAAGAAGAAAACCTGA
- the rpsT gene encoding 30S ribosomal protein S20, giving the protein MPNIKSVIKDVKRSRQRQLRNQAAKSQIKTFVKKARTVIADTTADQATVTTTVSKTVSVIDKAWKRGIIHKNAANRRKSRLQKRVNAAKAAATA; this is encoded by the coding sequence ATGCCAAACATTAAATCAGTCATCAAGGACGTCAAGCGTTCCCGCCAGCGCCAGCTGCGCAACCAGGCCGCTAAGTCACAGATCAAGACCTTCGTCAAGAAGGCCCGCACCGTGATCGCGGACACCACCGCCGATCAGGCGACGGTGACCACCACCGTCTCCAAGACGGTCAGCGTGATCGACAAGGCGTGGAAGCGCGGGATCATTCACAAGAACGCGGCCAACCGCCGCAAGTCGCGCCTTCAGAAGCGGGTCAACGCCGCCAAGGCCGCCGCGACCGCCTAA
- a CDS encoding TrmB family transcriptional regulator: MDESDFKEQLVSLGLTRYEAAVYLALLERQDCAPPQIAARAAVPRQRIYDTLASLLDRGLCAEGHSGQRTLFRAVDPAVALPALLAERERQWEEESARRRTQANTLAEALAPLFAAGGDADDPLANIEVIAQSSRIADRAAALAAKAEREIRVCFKRPSIISDDDNRRLVQEPLGRGVAYRAIYEKQILRDPLSLALVRQCVAWGQQARFVTEIPVKMQLHDGDVALLSLQDTPGDTPRFTAIAITNRGLARMLGLAFEALWEQAEEIAELGAASEE, from the coding sequence ATGGATGAGTCGGATTTCAAAGAGCAGTTGGTCAGCCTGGGTTTGACGCGTTATGAAGCCGCCGTGTATCTCGCGCTCCTGGAGCGCCAGGACTGCGCGCCGCCGCAGATCGCTGCCCGGGCCGCCGTGCCAAGGCAGCGGATCTATGATACGCTGGCGTCGCTGCTGGATCGGGGGCTGTGCGCCGAGGGGCACAGCGGACAGCGGACCCTTTTTCGCGCCGTGGATCCCGCCGTCGCGCTCCCCGCGCTGCTTGCCGAGCGGGAACGACAGTGGGAGGAAGAAAGCGCGCGCCGCCGGACACAGGCGAATACGCTGGCCGAAGCCCTGGCGCCGTTGTTTGCGGCGGGAGGCGACGCCGACGATCCGCTCGCCAATATCGAAGTGATCGCGCAGTCGAGCCGGATCGCGGACCGCGCCGCCGCGCTCGCCGCGAAAGCCGAGCGGGAGATCCGGGTCTGCTTCAAACGCCCTTCAATCATCAGCGATGACGACAATCGACGGCTCGTGCAGGAGCCGCTTGGCCGCGGCGTCGCCTACCGCGCGATCTATGAGAAGCAGATACTGCGCGATCCCTTGTCGCTGGCGCTGGTGCGCCAGTGCGTCGCGTGGGGGCAGCAGGCGCGCTTTGTGACCGAGATCCCTGTCAAGATGCAGCTTCACGACGGAGACGTGGCGCTGCTTTCCCTTCAGGATACGCCGGGCGACACGCCGCGCTTTACGGCAATCGCCATCACCAATCGCGGCCTCGCGCGGATGCTGGGACTGGCGTTTGAGGCGCTCTGGGAACAGGCCGAAGAAATCGCGGAGCTTGGCGCCGCCTCGGAGGAATAA
- a CDS encoding YiaA/YiaB family inner membrane protein, with protein sequence METPQLQQDSAAWRFFVQVAFLISLGLMSLGIWELPVNLWIRGFLGMGLFFTVSSTIVLTKTMRDEHEAQKLIKCLTNAKTEKMLHDYEIKP encoded by the coding sequence TTGGAGACCCCACAACTACAGCAGGACAGCGCGGCTTGGCGCTTCTTCGTGCAAGTCGCATTTTTGATCTCGCTCGGCCTGATGAGCCTCGGCATCTGGGAACTGCCCGTCAACCTGTGGATTCGCGGCTTCCTCGGAATGGGTCTGTTTTTTACGGTAAGCTCGACAATCGTACTGACCAAAACGATGCGGGATGAGCATGAGGCGCAGAAATTGATCAAATGCCTCACGAACGCCAAAACGGAGAAGATGCTGCACGACTATGAAATCAAGCCATAA
- a CDS encoding ArsR/SmtB family transcription factor, translated as MSRAQSNTDVFYAIADPTRRSILEILRRGELPVSELAAHFEVTLSAISQHMRVLRDVELVTVRSLGRERLYQLNPLPLRPVSAWLQAYEPFWAGKLHALGDFLEAEDETKSD; from the coding sequence ATGAGCCGCGCTCAATCCAACACGGATGTCTTTTACGCCATCGCCGACCCGACCCGCCGTTCGATTCTGGAGATCCTCCGTCGTGGAGAATTGCCGGTTTCGGAATTGGCCGCGCACTTCGAGGTGACTTTGTCAGCCATTTCGCAGCATATGCGTGTCTTAAGAGATGTGGAGCTGGTCACGGTGCGCAGTTTGGGGCGGGAGCGATTGTATCAGCTCAATCCGCTGCCGCTGCGGCCGGTGTCGGCGTGGTTACAGGCGTACGAGCCGTTTTGGGCGGGCAAACTGCACGCGCTGGGCGATTTTCTGGAGGCGGAAGATGAAACCAAGAGTGACTGA
- the holA gene encoding DNA polymerase III subunit delta encodes MEIDYSKLGAKGFPQPAERVYLFTGSDDALKREGLARLTDPLLDPSAADFDREARDVGSAGSEDLAAMQILASAGGVPMFSERRVVVVTNIQRLSKEDQDDLAAGLGKLGSLSCLVLIAGAPEYEAGKIKGRSAVSTKLQNAVAKAGAVVVCDAPLAADLKSRAASYLKTLGKTAEPAALEVIVQRAVSAASDRGGAGKGGDLHVLHNELDKAAAFVGDRSQVTRDDALAIGTRGAEENIFALLDAVGNKDAPRALRQVEEMLRHGDKPDAIAARTFVMLARHLRMLWGAKYLAEKRITGAVKGPLPDELQAVLSGEVIGLAMRQAYLLRSLQEQARRWSYDALRHALARVLASDMAMKGGTPIEALGATAPAGDNHAANLQLLVVSLCRG; translated from the coding sequence GTGGAAATTGATTATTCGAAACTCGGCGCCAAAGGCTTTCCTCAGCCGGCGGAGCGTGTGTACTTATTTACCGGCAGCGACGATGCATTGAAGCGCGAGGGCCTCGCGCGTCTCACCGATCCTCTTCTCGATCCCAGCGCGGCGGACTTTGACCGCGAGGCGCGCGATGTCGGCTCGGCCGGGTCCGAGGACCTGGCGGCGATGCAAATCCTGGCGTCGGCGGGCGGCGTTCCCATGTTCTCGGAACGAAGGGTCGTCGTCGTCACCAATATTCAGCGTCTTTCCAAAGAAGATCAAGACGATCTGGCGGCGGGACTGGGGAAACTGGGTTCGCTGTCCTGCCTTGTCCTGATCGCGGGCGCGCCGGAGTATGAGGCGGGGAAGATCAAAGGGCGTTCGGCGGTCTCGACCAAGCTGCAAAACGCCGTCGCGAAGGCCGGCGCGGTCGTGGTGTGCGATGCGCCGCTCGCCGCCGATTTGAAATCCCGCGCGGCGTCGTATTTGAAAACGCTGGGGAAAACGGCGGAGCCGGCCGCGCTGGAAGTGATCGTGCAGCGCGCCGTCTCGGCGGCGTCCGACCGGGGCGGGGCGGGCAAGGGGGGCGACCTCCACGTGCTGCACAACGAGCTGGACAAGGCTGCCGCTTTTGTGGGCGACCGGTCCCAGGTCACCCGCGATGACGCCCTGGCGATCGGCACGCGCGGCGCAGAAGAAAATATCTTCGCGCTGCTGGACGCCGTGGGGAACAAGGACGCCCCCCGCGCGCTGCGCCAGGTGGAGGAGATGCTGCGCCACGGCGACAAGCCCGACGCCATCGCCGCGCGCACCTTCGTGATGCTGGCCCGCCATCTGCGCATGCTCTGGGGCGCGAAGTACCTCGCGGAAAAGCGCATCACCGGCGCCGTGAAAGGCCCGCTGCCGGACGAACTGCAAGCCGTGCTCTCCGGCGAGGTGATCGGTTTGGCGATGCGCCAGGCATACCTGCTGCGCAGCCTTCAGGAGCAGGCCCGCCGCTGGTCGTACGACGCCCTGCGCCACGCCCTCGCGCGCGTGCTCGCCAGCGATATGGCGATGAAGGGGGGAACTCCGATCGAAGCGCTGGGAGCCACCGCTCCCGCCGGCGATAATCACGCCGCAAATCTGCAATTATTAGTCGTTTCGCTTTGCCGTGGGTAG
- a CDS encoding DUF1992 domain-containing protein — MVSADDLADNPDWTAGIAERKIQDAMEEGLFDNLPGRGQPLDLSVNPFEPPGMGAVNRLLRHNKVLPMWVILEKEVEASRAAALASLARWEAAEPSLQGAPEYEARRAQARDAYARHMATTNDLILKVNFASPFALRAPIPFMVRRRLQEFDTRYGVPKESSCPH; from the coding sequence ATGGTTTCTGCTGACGATCTCGCCGACAACCCTGACTGGACCGCCGGTATCGCCGAGCGTAAAATCCAGGATGCGATGGAGGAAGGACTGTTCGACAACCTTCCGGGGCGCGGCCAGCCCCTCGATTTGAGCGTCAATCCCTTCGAGCCGCCGGGCATGGGCGCCGTCAATCGGCTGCTCCGGCACAACAAGGTGCTGCCGATGTGGGTGATTCTGGAGAAGGAAGTCGAGGCGTCCCGCGCCGCCGCGCTGGCCAGCCTTGCGCGATGGGAGGCGGCCGAGCCGTCGCTCCAGGGCGCTCCGGAATACGAAGCGCGCCGCGCTCAGGCCCGCGACGCGTACGCTCGCCATATGGCGACCACCAACGATTTGATCCTCAAAGTCAACTTCGCCTCCCCATTCGCCCTGCGCGCCCCGATCCCGTTCATGGTTCGCCGGCGTTTGCAGGAATTTGACACGCGTTACGGCGTTCCCAAGGAGAGTTCGTGCCCGCATTAG
- a CDS encoding SRPBCC family protein, with product MTDEIGATEHTMEPALSFDAEYPQSPDRVWKALTDPKALARWFLPGDFEPRMGFRFQFEMGRRRVRGEVIDAERERRLSYKWRAEDEPESVVTWTLEPTEVGGTRVHLEHTEAVGAAMSAAWSWGHVVTRALPQVLAAGEGRRGMRLSSHRNRVVLATSAPRVTFLATKGRSNR from the coding sequence GTGACTGACGAGATCGGGGCGACGGAACATACGATGGAGCCGGCTTTGAGCTTCGACGCCGAATATCCCCAATCTCCGGACCGCGTCTGGAAGGCGCTGACGGACCCCAAGGCGCTCGCCCGCTGGTTCCTTCCCGGCGACTTCGAACCGCGCATGGGCTTTCGCTTTCAGTTTGAAATGGGGCGTAGGCGCGTGCGGGGCGAGGTGATCGACGCTGAGCGCGAGCGGCGGTTATCCTATAAGTGGCGGGCGGAGGATGAGCCGGAATCCGTGGTGACATGGACGCTGGAGCCGACCGAAGTCGGCGGCACGCGCGTCCATCTGGAGCACACCGAGGCTGTGGGCGCGGCGATGTCGGCGGCGTGGTCGTGGGGCCATGTCGTCACGCGGGCGCTGCCGCAGGTGCTGGCGGCGGGGGAAGGGCGGCGCGGCATGCGTCTGTCTTCGCATCGAAATCGGGTGGTGCTCGCGACGAGCGCGCCGCGCGTAACGTTTCTGGCGACAAAAGGAAGGAGCAATCGATGA
- a CDS encoding WD40 repeat domain-containing protein, which produces MTHSVSPALRCAAALAALIIAPPPSALAAPVGERAPVRRPHIRPHVRPLYLRPRPRFHARRYVRKPAPSIPARLVGVCGCPVAGALTFSANGTRLAAGSGSGLSLTSPGEVRVWDISTGHLVYTVPYTSPICAIAYSPVGDTLAASTVQSHVTVWSATTGMPLRTLAPPHSAGGVCLAFAPSGEVLATGGGDLAGSQFPGEARLWNVHTGASMQTLAHPHRSVVSVQFAPDGAECLVATRGLGTDENGALDLWDKYLQAHRWTRPTTGLVGAALVDGGASVASLHSEAAGKSYVLHVRLWNGKSGVAQNSYRVPMGGWAISPNGKLLACTGDDRKSIAVRDARTGRFLHKLTCDSAPSSLTLAFSNDGRLLAGGAQDGTVLLWTLK; this is translated from the coding sequence ATGACCCATTCCGTCTCGCCTGCTCTTCGCTGCGCCGCCGCCCTCGCGGCTCTGATAATCGCGCCGCCGCCCTCGGCGCTCGCGGCGCCAGTGGGAGAAAGAGCGCCCGTGCGGCGGCCCCATATTCGGCCCCACGTCCGGCCGCTTTACCTGCGGCCGCGCCCTCGATTCCATGCGCGCAGATATGTCCGGAAGCCCGCGCCAAGCATCCCGGCGCGGCTTGTCGGCGTCTGCGGCTGCCCCGTCGCGGGCGCGCTCACATTTTCCGCGAACGGGACTCGTCTCGCGGCGGGAAGCGGGAGCGGACTGTCGCTGACATCGCCGGGCGAGGTGCGCGTTTGGGACATTTCGACGGGACATCTCGTCTATACCGTTCCCTACACATCGCCGATCTGCGCGATCGCCTATTCGCCCGTTGGAGATACGCTTGCGGCGTCCACCGTGCAGTCGCATGTGACCGTGTGGAGCGCCACGACGGGCATGCCGCTGCGCACCCTGGCGCCGCCGCACTCCGCCGGCGGGGTGTGCCTGGCGTTCGCGCCGAGCGGGGAGGTGCTCGCCACTGGCGGCGGCGACCTGGCCGGCAGCCAGTTTCCGGGCGAAGCGCGGCTCTGGAATGTCCACACCGGCGCTTCGATGCAGACGCTGGCGCATCCGCACCGCTCGGTCGTCTCCGTGCAGTTCGCTCCCGACGGAGCGGAGTGCCTGGTCGCGACGAGGGGACTGGGAACCGATGAAAACGGCGCTCTGGATCTGTGGGATAAGTACTTACAGGCGCATCGCTGGACTCGCCCCACCACCGGCCTCGTCGGCGCGGCGCTGGTGGACGGCGGCGCGTCCGTGGCGAGCCTGCACTCGGAAGCCGCCGGAAAATCGTATGTCCTGCATGTGCGCTTGTGGAACGGCAAAAGCGGCGTTGCGCAAAACAGTTATCGCGTCCCGATGGGAGGATGGGCGATTTCGCCCAATGGAAAGCTGCTCGCCTGCACCGGCGACGACCGAAAATCCATCGCCGTCCGCGACGCCCGCACCGGCCGGTTTTTGCACAAGCTCACGTGCGACAGCGCCCCATCCAGCCTGACTCTCGCCTTCTCCAACGACGGGCGTCTGCTGGCCGGCGGCGCCCAGGACGGAACCGTGCTTCTCTGGACTTTGAAGTAA
- a CDS encoding AAA family ATPase has protein sequence MQIVQLEIKGYRTLRNVLWKPGNLNIIIGPNASGKSNILRLLELIQTSVWGMMEDIIQNSGGMLSILWDGQDRDLAIIISLSEDSNELKATISYSLELKRIGKSNAYTIFDEAIAHILPSNHEDDWTVPRILHRRSTDAFYSDDDDEKVELQGGEILSSSETLLSRVRAFPKISILIDRVAQNLNNYEIYPELRLDQLAPVRQPVVSRFEERLDPDGQNLTSVLHTVYESDLAFQENIDRAMTAAFGDDYRGLAFPPAGTQRVELSLRWKSLSRPQPAAVLSDGTLRFLFLITALSLPKLPSLICIDEPETGLHPSMLPIIAEYAANAAQRTQVVLTTHSVQFLDAFSEYNPTTTVAQLKDGETKLVTLDGEKLAYWLREYSLGALFGSGELENMAQDALEEEEEAGSHERESVGEDAE, from the coding sequence GTGCAAATCGTACAGTTAGAGATAAAAGGCTATCGGACTTTAAGAAATGTTTTGTGGAAGCCTGGGAATCTAAATATCATCATTGGCCCTAACGCATCTGGTAAATCTAACATCTTGAGGCTGTTGGAATTAATCCAAACTTCGGTGTGGGGTATGATGGAGGATATAATTCAGAACTCTGGGGGAATGCTGTCAATTTTGTGGGACGGTCAAGACAGAGATCTGGCTATTATTATTTCTCTTTCTGAAGACAGTAATGAACTGAAAGCTACTATTTCTTATTCTCTGGAATTAAAAAGAATCGGAAAATCAAACGCATATACTATTTTTGACGAAGCAATCGCCCATATATTGCCTTCCAATCACGAAGATGATTGGACTGTCCCCAGGATACTTCATCGGAGGTCTACTGATGCTTTTTACAGTGATGATGATGATGAAAAAGTAGAACTTCAAGGCGGCGAAATACTCTCATCATCTGAGACACTGCTTTCTCGTGTCAGAGCATTTCCAAAAATATCCATTCTGATTGATCGTGTTGCTCAGAATTTAAACAATTACGAAATTTATCCGGAACTGCGACTTGATCAGCTTGCTCCAGTTCGTCAGCCTGTAGTTTCTAGGTTCGAAGAGCGTTTAGATCCCGATGGGCAGAATCTTACCTCTGTACTTCATACCGTCTATGAGAGCGACTTAGCCTTTCAGGAGAATATTGACCGTGCGATGACTGCCGCCTTTGGCGACGATTACCGAGGTCTTGCATTTCCACCTGCTGGTACTCAGCGCGTAGAATTAAGTTTACGCTGGAAGTCGCTAAGCAGGCCACAGCCCGCAGCCGTATTATCCGACGGGACTTTACGATTTCTATTTCTTATCACAGCCCTTTCGCTTCCAAAACTGCCGTCGCTTATTTGTATCGACGAACCGGAGACTGGCCTGCATCCATCCATGCTTCCCATTATCGCGGAGTACGCCGCGAACGCCGCGCAGCGAACGCAAGTTGTGCTTACGACGCATTCGGTGCAGTTTCTGGATGCATTTAGTGAGTACAATCCCACGACAACGGTGGCGCAGTTGAAAGATGGCGAGACAAAGCTTGTCACACTGGATGGCGAGAAGCTGGCGTACTGGCTTCGCGAATATTCTCTGGGGGCCTTGTTCGGTTCCGGCGAGCTGGAAAATATGGCGCAGGATGCGTTGGAGGAAGAGGAAGAAGCTGGAAGCCATGAGCGAGAGTCGGTCGGCGAGGACGCCGAATGA